The window GCGGCGAGCCGGCCGACGTCGGACGGGGTGTCCCCGTCCCCGCCGACGGCGTGGGTGCCGTCGGGGCCGCCGACCGCCCAACGGGCCCCGGCATCGCCGGCGCGTACGAGTTCGTGGATCTGCTGTTGCGTCTGGTCGTCCAGCACCGTCATGGTCGCCCACGCTAACGGCGCCGGCTCCCGGCCTGCCGTGCCCGCTCCGGCGCGGCCGTCGTCCGCCACCCGTATGCCGGTACGACTATCCGTGCGCGAGGGGGCCGTGGGCGATGGGGGTGCGCCGTGTGCGCGGTGGGCGCGGGACGGGGGCGGGACACCCGCGGGTGTCCCGCCCCTTCACGCGTCCGCCCGGCGAGGTGCGCGCCGGTCGGGTCGGGCCCGGCCCCGGACATCGGCCCCGGACATCGGGCCGGGCCGGTCCGTCAGGTCCGGTCGGGCCGGTCCGTGACGCGCAGGGTGTTCAGCAGGGGCTTGCCGTAGCCGCTGTGCGTGATGAAGCGGACGTTGAGGACGCCGTCCGTGACCGTCACCGTGTAGGAACGGGTCAGGGCCGTGTAGGTGCCCGCCTCCAGGGAGACGTCCAGGGACGGCAGGACCTGGGTGCCCTCGGCGATGACGTCGAAGACCCGCTTGTTCGGCTTGGTGTTGGAGAGTTCCGCGAAGCCCAGCTCCACCGTGTAGGTCCCGTTCGGGACGTTGTCGAAGCGGTACTCGTACATGCCCTCGCGGGCGTTGCGGTACAGCCGCTGGTCGTCCGTTCCGGCGATGGTGCGGCCGGTGGACTGGACGGTGGCGTTGCCCTGGTAGCCGTACGACCCGGGGGTGTACTTGCGGTCGGGCGACCAGCTGTCACCGACGGCGTCCGTGCCCGCGTAGTCGGATCCCGCGTCCAGGGCGACCTGATAGCGCGGGACGACGACCTTGACCGGGACGGTCAGGACCGGTGCCCGGCCGCTGGCCGACGTGATCTTGAGGTCCGCGGTGAGGACCGTCCCGGCGGTCAGGCCGGCCGTGTCCACGGTGAGGGTGAGCGGGGCCTTGCCGCCGGTCGGGAGGGTGCCCGAACCGGGGGTGGCGGTCAGCCAGGACGCGTCCTCGGTCACCGTGAAGGCGGTGCCCAGGCCCGGGTTGGTCAGGTCGAGGGTGCGGGTCCGCTTCTGGTTCGCGGGGAGCACGACCTCCACCGCCGCCTTGGCCGCGGTGACCTTGCCGGTGCGCAGGGACTGGGTGACGGCGGTGACGTCGGCCGGCTTGACGTCGACCGTCGCGGTGGCGGACTCGTACGACGGGGCCGACAGTGCGACGGTCCGTGCGCCCGAGGGGGTCTGGACGACGTAGCCGCCGTCCGCGGCCGTGGTGGCGGAGACCGCCGTGTCGCCGGTGCCGACGGTGACGGTGGCGCCCGCGACGCCGTTGCCGTCGTTGGCGTCGAGCACCCGACCCGCGACGACTCCGCTCTTGGTGGTCCGGAAGGCGATGGACAGGCCGTCCGAGAGGGCCGCGGTGTTGAACGAGTACTTGAAGGCGTCGGTGCCGGTGGCGTTCTCCACGCCGATCGTGGCGGTGGAGCCGCCCTTGATGCCGGTGCCGCCCGTCCCCTTGTAGGCGTAGGAGACGGTGCCGTCCTCGCCGATGGAGGCAGAGAAGGAGAACGTGTCGGCCTGGGCCGACCAGTGCGACACGCCCCGCCACTCGATGACGTAGGTGCGGTGCGGCGCCGTGCCGGTCACGGCGGTGAAGACACCGGATCCGCTGCCGGCGGCGCCGACGACCAGGTCGTCCCAGAACGGGTAGAGGGCTGCGTTCGGGGTGGCCGTGCTCGGGAGGTCGCCGTTGATGTCGCCGGTGTTGTTGCCGCCGAAGCTGACGGTGCCGTTGGTGCCGATCCACGCCTGGCCGTACGTCTTGCCGTACAGCGGCAGCGGGAACGGCAGGTCGACGCGCTCGGTGGTGTTGTCACCGGTCAGCGCGAGCTGTCGGTCGCCGGCCGCGTAGGGGCGACCGCTCGTGGTGGCGCAGGCGTAGCCGTAGGCGTCGGTCCGCTCGGGGAGCTCCACCGCGACGGTGGTGTCCCCGGCGAGGGTGACGTGCGCGCTGCCGCCGGTGACGCAGCGGGAGGCGTGGGTGGCGTTCACGTCGTACGTGCCATGCGGCAGCGTGACCTCGAAGCGGCCCTGCGCGTCGGTGGTCGCGGTGACGGGGGTCTCGGCGACGGTGACGACGGCGCCCGCGACCGGACCGCCGGCGGCGGAGACCGTGCCGGCGAGCTTGGCGGAGGCGGCCTGGGTGAGGGTGAAGTCACCGGTGGCGGTGGCGTTCTCGGTCACGGTGGCCGTCGCGGTCTGCTGTCCGTAGCCGAACTTCGACGCGGTCAGGGTGTACGCGCCCACCGAGAGGGAGCCGAAGCTGTAGGTTCCGTCGGCGGCGGTGGTCGTCGTACGGTCGATCGGGCCGTCGGCGGTGATCTTCACGCCGGCGACGGGCGCGTCACCGGAGCGGACGGTGCCGCCGAGGGCGCCGATCGCGCCGCGCGGGGCCCCGTTGACCGCGGCGAGGGCGTCCAGCTTGCCTTCGCCGAAGACGTTGTTGTCGGCGGCGGTGCCACCGCACTGGCTGCTGTCGGTGTCCGCGGCGGTGCCGTCCAGCAGGGCCTCGGTCTGCGCGATGTCCCCTTCGAGGGCGGGCGCGGCGGACCAGAGGAGGGCCACGGTGGCCGCGGTGTGCGGGGAGGCCATCGAGGTGCCGGAGAAGGCCTCGTACCCGCCGCCGGGCACGGAGGAGCGCACGTTCACGCCGGGGGCCGCGATGTTGGGCTTGATGATGCCGCCGGGGCCCGCGCCGCGCGAGGAGAAGGAGGCGATGGCGCCGTTGATGTCGAAGGCGCCGGAGCTGTAGGAGCTCGCGTAGTCGCCGGGAGATCCGCTGGTGGCGCAGCTCGGGCCGGCGTTCCCGTTGGAGAAGGCCGGGAAGATGCCGGCGGCCCGCCAGGTGTCGACGATCTGCTGGTACCAGTCGTCGTGGGCGGCGCTGCCCCAGGAGTTGTTGACGACGTGCGGGGCCAGGTCGGGCCGCGGGTTCTGACCGTTCAGGTCGGTCGGCGCGACGATCCACTGGCCGGAGGCGAGCAGCGAGGCCTCGGAGCAGGAGTTGCTCTCGCAGCCCTTGGCGGCGATCCACTTGGCGCCGGGGGCGACGCCGATCTTGTTGGCGCCGCCGTCGTCGCCGACCATGGTGCCCATGGTGTGGGTGCCGTGGTCGTTGTTGTCGCAGGGCGCGGCGCCGGCGCAGACGCCGGCCGGGTCGAACCAGTTGTGGTTGTGGTCGTACGACCCGTCGGCGCTCTTGCCGCGGTACTGGTTGTTGACGGCCGGGTGGGTGTAGTCCACGCCGCTGTCGATGTTGGCGACGACGATGCCTTCGCCGCGCACGCCGAGCTGGTCCCAGACCTGGGGGGCCTTGATCCGGTCGATGTTCCATTCGACGGCGTCGGCGGCGGTCTTCTCCCGGCTGCCCTCGGCGGGCTTGGGGAGGGAGACCTTGTCGTCGGCGTCGATCCGGGCGACCTCGGGGCGCTGCGCCAGGGTTCCGGCGAGCTTCTCGCTGCCGACGACCCGGACGGCGTTGACGATCCAGAACGAGGTGTACTCCGCCTTCGCGCCGTCCAAGGCCTTGATGACGGCGGCCTGGCTGCGCGCGGCATGGTCCTTCTTGACCCGCAGAACCGTTTCCGCCTTGGCGGCGCGGGTCTTCTGCTTCCCCGCGGCGGTGAGGTCGGCGGCGCTGTCGAGATACACCCAGAAGACGGCCTTCGCGGAGCCGTCGAGCTGGGTGCGGAGCTTCGGTTCGATCTTGCGCTCGGCCGCCCCGGGGGTGGGGCCGGGTTCCGGCGCCGCGGCGGCGACCCCTGCGCCGACGGGTAGCAGCAGGATCGAGGCGAGAGCGGCGAGCGCCGCGCGTAAGGATCGTCGTCTGTCGCGTTGTGCCACGTGTGGTCTCCTCGGACGCCGTGTGCAGGTTGTGCGGAAAGGGCGTGCGTGATGTGCGCGGGTCATGTTGTTCGAGGGGTCATGTTCATTACAAGAGGGCCTATTGAGCCGAGTTTCGGACCGGCCGGGTGGCCCATGTCGGTCGACCGCGCCAGCCTGGGGACATGACCACACCCGACCGGCCGTCACCCGAGCCGCCCCGACCCGACGTCCCGCTCGCCTCGGCCCGGGGCAGGTGGATCCTGCTGACCACCGTCCTCGGATCGGGCATGGCCCTGCTCGACTCGACGGTCGTCAACGTGGCCCTCCCCGCCATCGGGCGGGATCTGGACGCCGACCTCGCGGTGCTCCAGTGGACGGTCAACGCCTACCTGCTGACCCTGGCCGGCCTGATCCTGGTCGGCGGGGCGCTCGGCGACCGGTTCGGACGGCGCCGGGTCTTCGTCGTCGGCGTGGTGTGGTTCGCGCTGGGCTCGCTGCTCTGCGGCATCGCGCCGAACGCCGGGGTGCTCATCGCCGCCCGCGCCCTCCAGGGCGTCGGCGGCGCGTTGCTGACGCCCGGTTCGCTCGCCCTGATCCAGGGGTCGATCCACGCCGACGACCGGGCCCGGGCGGTCGGCCTGTGGTCGGGGTTCGGCGGGGTGGGCGCGGCCGTGGGTCCGTTCCTCGGCGGGTGGCTGGTGGACGGGCCGGGATGGCGCTGGGTGTTCCTCATCAACATCCCGGTGGCCGCGCTGTGCGTGCCGGTGGCCCTGAGGCACGTACCGGAGTCCCGGGACCCGCACGCGCACGGCACCTTCGACGTGGCCGGCGCCGCCCTCGGCGCGAGCTCGCTCGCACTGGTCACCTACGCCCTGATCGAGGCCCGCAACGGCGGCGCGCTCGTCATCGCGGCAGCCGTCGGCGGAGTGCTGCTGGCCGGCGTGTTCGTGTACGTGGAGCGGCGGCGGGCCGACCCGATGGTGCCGCCGGACATCTTCGCCTCCCGACAGTTCACGGCGGTCAACCTGGTCACCCTGTGCGTGTACGCGGCCTTCGGCGGCTTCTTCTTCCTCGCCGTGCTCCAGCTCCAGGTGGTGGCCGGATACTCCGCCCTGGCCGCCGGGGCCGCCCTGCTGCCCACCACCGTGCTGATGCTGCTGCTGTCCGCGCGCTCGG of the Streptomyces sp. NBC_01426 genome contains:
- a CDS encoding MFS transporter, producing the protein MTTPDRPSPEPPRPDVPLASARGRWILLTTVLGSGMALLDSTVVNVALPAIGRDLDADLAVLQWTVNAYLLTLAGLILVGGALGDRFGRRRVFVVGVVWFALGSLLCGIAPNAGVLIAARALQGVGGALLTPGSLALIQGSIHADDRARAVGLWSGFGGVGAAVGPFLGGWLVDGPGWRWVFLINIPVAALCVPVALRHVPESRDPHAHGTFDVAGAALGASSLALVTYALIEARNGGALVIAAAVGGVLLAGVFVYVERRRADPMVPPDIFASRQFTAVNLVTLCVYAAFGGFFFLAVLQLQVVAGYSALAAGAALLPTTVLMLLLSARSGALAERIGPRIPLTVGPLLCAAGMLLMLRVGPHASYARDVLPALIVMGMGMVALVAPLTATVLASVDPGRAGLASGINNAAARVAGLLAVAALPLLAGMGPDAYLSADLFDAAFDRAMPWCAGILVVGAALAWATVRKPAADALQPQCRTQCGVTAPALESPRAARR
- a CDS encoding S8 family serine peptidase; amino-acid sequence: MAQRDRRRSLRAALAALASILLLPVGAGVAAAAPEPGPTPGAAERKIEPKLRTQLDGSAKAVFWVYLDSAADLTAAGKQKTRAAKAETVLRVKKDHAARSQAAVIKALDGAKAEYTSFWIVNAVRVVGSEKLAGTLAQRPEVARIDADDKVSLPKPAEGSREKTAADAVEWNIDRIKAPQVWDQLGVRGEGIVVANIDSGVDYTHPAVNNQYRGKSADGSYDHNHNWFDPAGVCAGAAPCDNNDHGTHTMGTMVGDDGGANKIGVAPGAKWIAAKGCESNSCSEASLLASGQWIVAPTDLNGQNPRPDLAPHVVNNSWGSAAHDDWYQQIVDTWRAAGIFPAFSNGNAGPSCATSGSPGDYASSYSSGAFDINGAIASFSSRGAGPGGIIKPNIAAPGVNVRSSVPGGGYEAFSGTSMASPHTAATVALLWSAAPALEGDIAQTEALLDGTAADTDSSQCGGTAADNNVFGEGKLDALAAVNGAPRGAIGALGGTVRSGDAPVAGVKITADGPIDRTTTTAADGTYSFGSLSVGAYTLTASKFGYGQQTATATVTENATATGDFTLTQAASAKLAGTVSAAGGPVAGAVVTVAETPVTATTDAQGRFEVTLPHGTYDVNATHASRCVTGGSAHVTLAGDTTVAVELPERTDAYGYACATTSGRPYAAGDRQLALTGDNTTERVDLPFPLPLYGKTYGQAWIGTNGTVSFGGNNTGDINGDLPSTATPNAALYPFWDDLVVGAAGSGSGVFTAVTGTAPHRTYVIEWRGVSHWSAQADTFSFSASIGEDGTVSYAYKGTGGTGIKGGSTATIGVENATGTDAFKYSFNTAALSDGLSIAFRTTKSGVVAGRVLDANDGNGVAGATVTVGTGDTAVSATTAADGGYVVQTPSGARTVALSAPSYESATATVDVKPADVTAVTQSLRTGKVTAAKAAVEVVLPANQKRTRTLDLTNPGLGTAFTVTEDASWLTATPGSGTLPTGGKAPLTLTVDTAGLTAGTVLTADLKITSASGRAPVLTVPVKVVVPRYQVALDAGSDYAGTDAVGDSWSPDRKYTPGSYGYQGNATVQSTGRTIAGTDDQRLYRNAREGMYEYRFDNVPNGTYTVELGFAELSNTKPNKRVFDVIAEGTQVLPSLDVSLEAGTYTALTRSYTVTVTDGVLNVRFITHSGYGKPLLNTLRVTDRPDRT